From the genome of Verrucomicrobiota bacterium:
CATGGACGGACTACGGATTTATGGGCCACCCCGCTGTGCGTACGCCGCACCTGGACCGGCTTGCCGGCCGGAGCCGGGTGTTCCGCCGGGGTTATGTGCCGTCCAGCCTTTGTTGCCCGAGCCTGGCCTCGATTCTGACAGGACGTTATCCCCACCAACATGGCATCGTGAGCAATGATCCACCTCTGCCTCCGGGACTCGCCGGTGCCCAGCGTTGGAAGTCCCCGGAATTCGTTCAAGGTCGAAAGTGGATGAACAACGCCTTGGAATCGCAACCCACGCTGCCCAAACAATTGGTGGCCGCGGGTTATCGCAGCTTCCAGGCCGGAAAATGGTGGCAAGGCCACTTCAGCCGGGGCGGTTTTACTCATGGGATGACCCGGGGAGATGAGTTCCAAGGCGGACGCCACGGCGATGAAGGATTGAAAATTGGCCGCCATACTATGGTTCCTGTGTTCGAGTTCATTACCGAGTCCAAGAAGGAAGGGGCACCGTTCTTCCTTTGGTATGCTCCCATGCTTCCGCATGATCCGCACACGCCTCCGGATCGTCTGCTCGCGCGGTATTTGCCTTTAACGCCATCCCCTCACGTGGCGCGTTATTGGGCCATGATCGAATGGTTCGATGAAACCGTGGGACAACTTCTCGCCCATCTGGATCGTGAACGACTCACGCAGGACACACTGGTGGTTTACATGACCGACAATGGCTGGATCCAGCACCCGGACCGACCGCGCTTCGCTCCCCGGTCGAAACAATCGCCCTACGACGGGGGACTGCGCACCCCGATACTCCTGAGCTGGCCGGGACGGATCGAGCCGTCGCGTTGGGATGTTCCGGTGAGTTCGGTGGACATTGCCCCGACGGTGATGGCGGCATGCGGCCTGCCAGTGCATTCAGGGGTGGCGGGGATCGACTTGCGTGACGCGCGCGCGTTGGGCGGGCGCAATGCTGCCTTTGGCGCTTGCTTCACTCATGATGCCGTCGTTCTTGAATCGCCTGTGTCGAGTCTGCGCTGGCGTTGGGGGGTGGTGGGGGAATGGAAGATCATTGTTCCCCATGCGGCGCGCGAACCGGGCGATTCGGTGCAGCTTTATCATGTGACGAAGGATCCGCATGAGCTGGTGAATCTTGCTCCGGTAGAGCCTCGCCGCCTTGATCGCCTCCTTCGAGCCGTCGATGCGTGGTGGGATCCCTCACGGCAACGAACTGCACCGTGACTTCCCCGTCTTGGTGGTGGGGGCACGTGAGGATCTCCGCACGGTTCACAAGGAGGTTTCCGGCCGCCTGATCTTCCCCTCCGTGTCGTGGGGGTGAGATTTCATGTGGAAATCACTTGAGATTGGGTTTGGAGTCTTGAATATTTCCTTCGTTGCGCGTGGTCTTCCAGGTGAAAGAGAAGGGCCAGGCAACAGGGTTGGGGTCGTAGCTCAGTTGGTAGAGCGTCTCGTTCGCAATGAGAAGGTCGCAGGTTCGAATCCTGTCGGCTCCACCAGTCCGAGAAATGGTTTCCGGAGGTCGTCGCCATTCAGCAGCCGGTGCGTGGCGAACGAATGCTGCAAGCTGTGTGGCGTGGCCGGTCTGGGAAGCCGGGCGGTTCGAACGGATTCCTTCCATCATCCGCAATTCAGTGCCGTGGACAAGGCGCAGCGGTAGCGCGAATCCTCCGTGACCACATTCAGCACCCGGATTTGTTCCCTTTGTCGCCTTGGATGGACTTCGGACCGCGCCGTTCACGGCGCCTCAACGTGGACAACCCATCCGCGTGAATTCCCAACCCGTCTCGAATGACGCTCCAGGCTTCCCCCGTAACGCAGACAGCCCTGTCTGCTGTGCCGCAGGCTGCCCAGCCTGCGAGGCGGTGCCAGGCCTATCGCCCCGCAATTCCCCCAGGCGTGCAACCGCAATCCCCGGACCGCGCCGTTCACGGCGCTTCATCGTGGACAGCATCACGACATGATTTGACCGATGAGACTGGAACAAAAATCGAATTACCCGGCATCCAGCGGACTTTTGACCCCCAATCCTGGCTTTGTCATCACATGGGTGTAAATCTGTGTCGTCGAGACATCCTTGTGCCCAAGCAATTCCTGCACCGTCCGAATATCGTATCCAGCTTCCAGGAGATGCGTGGCAAACGAATGTCTCAGGCTGTGGCACGAGGCTGGCTGATGGATCTGAGCCGCACGAACCGCCTCCTTCACCGCTCGTTGAAGCGCCGTCTCATGCACATGATGGCGCCGAATCTGATTGCTCCGTGGATCTCGGCTGGGATGCGAGGCGGGAAACACATATTGCCACCCCCATTGTCTCGCCGCATTCGGATACTTCCTGGCCAGCGCGTAGGGCAGTTCGACCTCACCTTGACCGGAGGCCAACTCCTGCTCGTGCAGCGTTCGCACTCGTCGCAGATGGTTCTCCAAATCCGTTTTTGTCGAAAGCGGTAGCATTGTGACCCTGTCCTTGAATCCTTTGCCGTCACGTACAAGGATTTGATTCTGCTCAAGGAGGATGTCCTTGACCCGCAACCGCGTACATTCCATCAGCCGCAAGCCTGCGCCGTAGAGCAGCCGAGTCATCAGATGCAATGTTCCTGGCTTCATCGCGGCAAGCAGT
Proteins encoded in this window:
- a CDS encoding integron integrase: MQDTKAATERLGRFIPNPKSRLLDQVREVARLKHYSFRTEETYVQWIKRFIFFHGKRHPREMGALEIEAFLTDLAVRGKVAASTQNQAFSALLFLYQQVLHQEPGPIDAARANRPKRLPVVLTVEEVRRLLAAMKPGTLHLMTRLLYGAGLRLMECTRLRVKDILLEQNQILVRDGKGFKDRVTMLPLSTKTDLENHLRRVRTLHEQELASGQGEVELPYALARKYPNAARQWGWQYVFPASHPSRDPRSNQIRRHHVHETALQRAVKEAVRAAQIHQPASCHSLRHSFATHLLEAGYDIRTVQELLGHKDVSTTQIYTHVMTKPGLGVKSPLDAG
- a CDS encoding sulfatase: MTRGSRHLAVLVQWGWICLASAWLESAAADARPNVVLIISDDQAWTDYGFMGHPAVRTPHLDRLAGRSRVFRRGYVPSSLCCPSLASILTGRYPHQHGIVSNDPPLPPGLAGAQRWKSPEFVQGRKWMNNALESQPTLPKQLVAAGYRSFQAGKWWQGHFSRGGFTHGMTRGDEFQGGRHGDEGLKIGRHTMVPVFEFITESKKEGAPFFLWYAPMLPHDPHTPPDRLLARYLPLTPSPHVARYWAMIEWFDETVGQLLAHLDRERLTQDTLVVYMTDNGWIQHPDRPRFAPRSKQSPYDGGLRTPILLSWPGRIEPSRWDVPVSSVDIAPTVMAACGLPVHSGVAGIDLRDARALGGRNAAFGACFTHDAVVLESPVSSLRWRWGVVGEWKIIVPHAAREPGDSVQLYHVTKDPHELVNLAPVEPRRLDRLLRAVDAWWDPSRQRTAP